The DNA segment TCGGATATTGTGCATTGCGATGGAGAAACCCGGACCTGGAACCCGCCCTTGAGGCACTAAAAAAATCGGGCTGGGACGGCTGGGAATGTCGGTTGCCCCTGGACTGGTTGGGACCAGCGAGTCGAATTCGACAAATATGTGACAATGTGGGATTGCCCATGGCGGTGTACACAGCGCAGGGATCGCCCGAAATATCTGGTTGGGAACACCAGGAACGCAACAAACGGCGAATCGATTTTGCCGCCGAAATGGAAGTGGATTGTTTCATGTACATGAGCGGTCCCAAACCCAAAGACCGGGACATCACCAAAGACGATATTAAACAGGCGGCTGAAGCAGCGGACAACTGGGCTGATTACGCGGCGCAATACAATTTGGAATTGAGTTATCACATCCACACAAATCTACTGGTAGATTCAAAAGAAGACTGGACGCGGTACATGCAACACCTCGAAAAAGCAAAACTGTGTATCGACGTATCACACGCACAACTCTGGGACTATGACGCCGCGCAATCGTTGCGCGACTTTCAACATCAGCTCAACTACGTACATTTGCAGGACTGGGCAGATGAGAACATCACGCGGGATGCAGAGGGACGATTCACGCCCCAATGGGTCTCTGTAGGCGTTGGCGAGGCTTTGGATTTTCCCGACCTGGCAAACGTACTTGAAGACACGGGATACGACCGATGGGTCACAGCCTGCCCGGGCGCGCCGATTTACGAAGGCGAAGACGCAATAAATGAAGCGACCCGAAGTGCCAAAATGTATCAGTATTGTCGCGGTGCGGGATATTAACCATGCCGCGCAATACACCTGACAACCCCTTTTATCACCCCATCATCGATTGTGATATTCACAACGAATTACCCGGTTTGGACCCTCTGATCCCATATCTGGAAGAACACTGGGTTGCGTACATCAACGAATCGGCATTTGTGGGACCCAATGCAAGCGATTATCCCGCGCGAGCGCCCACATCTGCGCGAAAAGGTACAAAGCCGAAAAATGGACCACCGGGGTCTGATTTTGAATTGTTAAAAGAGCAGACACTGGACGCATGGGATGTCGAAATCG comes from the Gemmatimonadota bacterium genome and includes:
- a CDS encoding sugar phosphate isomerase/epimerase; its protein translation is MAFKLGYCALRWRNPDLEPALEALKKSGWDGWECRLPLDWLGPASRIRQICDNVGLPMAVYTAQGSPEISGWEHQERNKRRIDFAAEMEVDCFMYMSGPKPKDRDITKDDIKQAAEAADNWADYAAQYNLELSYHIHTNLLVDSKEDWTRYMQHLEKAKLCIDVSHAQLWDYDAAQSLRDFQHQLNYVHLQDWADENITRDAEGRFTPQWVSVGVGEALDFPDLANVLEDTGYDRWVTACPGAPIYEGEDAINEATRSAKMYQYCRGAGY